Below is a window of Pyrobaculum aerophilum str. IM2 DNA.
TTGCGATATTTATTTGCAAAAATTAAAATCTCTTTTAGACATTGAGATAAAGGCTGTGTCTCCAGATGAGTTTTTAACGCTAAAAAGAGACATGGGTATTCCAGAGAGCTTGCAGTCATGTCACACAATTGTCATTAACGGCAAGTATATCGAGGGTCACGTTCCCATATTGGCCGTCGCCGTTTTTGTCAACGGCGGCTTTGGAGAAGATGTGAAAGGGCTAGCCTTGCCACATAGAGAGTCAGATCCCAATACGTGGGAGGGGCCAGGATATTACGTTGTGTATAAAAACGGCACTATATGGCGCGTCTACTCTTAATTATATTAATTTTAGTTATAGTCTTAAAGGCAAGCAATGTCACTGTAGTATACTTCTGGCAACCCGGATGTCTAGGTTGTAAATATATGGAGGAGGTTGTATTTCTCGATCCCAAAGTAAAGTCCTTTCTTTCAAATATAAATTTCGAAAAGGTAGATATACGTGTAGTACAATCTATAGAGGGTTATATAGAGAGAATCGTAGTAGCACAGGGAGTAGCCTTGACATATATAAACGGCACATTTAAGGCATCAGGTAATTTACAAATGCGAATACTAGAAGTTAATAATTACGGCCGTATCCCTATTATCGGCACGCCTACTATTGTCGTTTTAGAGGTGGTGTCGGGGAAAAGATACATTAAGGGTTATCTCCTTGGCGCTTTGCCGCCCGATAAATTTCTTCTGTTTTTAAACGCTTCATTAACAAGAACAGAAATTGGCAAAGAGGCGGAAGATTTTCTACCTATAGTCCTCCTATTTGTCGTTGTGCTGGGCGTAGCGTCTGCCATATCGCCGTGCGTTGTGCTACCCCTTGCAGTGGCTACTTCAAGGAGAAGGCTGGCTTATTTTTCCATTGGAGGTTTTTCGGGTTATGTCGCTTGGTCAGCTGCGTTGACTCTGTTCGGGTCGCCTATTGTTCTAGACAGATATCTCTCCACAGTTCTAATAATCCTACTAGGGGTTATGTACTTAATAGGCGCCCGAGGGCCTTATTGGAGAGTACAAACTTTTTTCCACAGAGTTGCGAAGGGATCTGACTTTCTCGCCGGCTTGTTTATGCCGTTTATATCGCTTCCTTGTTTTATCCCCCTTTTCGGTATCGCCGGCGTTTTATCAATGGCGTTATTCGCCTCCCCTATGGAGAGGTTTTTGACTTTTTTCCTATTTGGCGCTACGCATACACTAGTAGTCTCTTTAATAAGCGCCATATTGAAATTACACAAATACCATGTATACATAACCCCGATTTTAATCGTCATGGCTTTACTTTTACTATTTATCTAAAGGCGCACCAAGAGGTTACATCAGCAACGCGAGGAGAGCCTCAATAGCGTGACTAAAAGTTCGGAACAAAGGGGCTTATTGATCGCGAGGCGCTGTTAAAAGTCTTGTACTGTTTCGGCAAAGCGTAACTTAGAGTTGGGAGTAGTTAAGAGGTAGGCCGACCGCCACGTGGACTCAAGGGGCCGCCGGGCTGGGCTCGGGGTTATGCGAACACCTGCCTAGCCTCCATGGGCGGCCGCAGGTATCGTACCGGCGGCTTAGGCGACGCCGTCTGTAGTTGCCATCATCTGCGTCAAGCCCTGACGGAGAAGCCGCGCGGCTTTTCGGGACATGTCGAAAGCATTACCGTCAAAAATCGTACGTAAAAAAGGCGAGAATTCCGCAAAGAGATTTTTGTACTCCGTCTTATCGCTGATCGGCCTCGTGATATTATGGCGCCTTGGCCTCCTCTGATCTGTTGCCCCTATTTCCTCGCGGCGTTTATCTTGGCGCATAACGTCGTCGTGTTCGCGCTGTTGGCATCTATGCCTAGATCCTTAGGCTACGCTACTTTATTCGCCGTCGTCGCGATGTTCACATTAATAGCGATCTTGTTGCCGCCGGCTGCCCTGGCGGGGTTCGTCTTGTTTGCTCCGTTGAAGCTATCGGCGTACGTCCTAGCCGTGGGGAGGAGTATAAAGATGGGAGTAGTTGTGCTGATAATATCGGCGTTGTTAGAGGCGCGCGTGATAATGGATGCGTGCTCCACCGCCCATTAGCGCCCTCAAATGTCGATTTATGCCATGCCGGCGGCAACGACTGCTGTAATTATTGTTTTAGGCAGGATCTAATTCGTCTTTAGGGCGTAGGCTGGAGGACTATCTATATCTGGCGGCGCGTTATTGTGCCGCCAGCCTTACCAGTAAAGTTTCGACGTCTATAGCGCCTTTCGTCTTGGCCAGTAGCTCGCGGTCTTGCGTCACCAAGACTAGTCCGGAGGACTCCGCCACGTAGGCGTAGCTGGCGTCGTAGAAGGTCAAGCCCCGCTCCACGGCCACCCTCAAGACCTCGTCTAGGGGCGGGTCCTCCAACACCTTGAAGCTGGACAACACCTTTTTCAAATGCCGAGACGCGGCGGCCCAGTCCACTCTCCCGAGCCTCGCCTCTTTCCACAACGCGTTGCCTGCCTCGTATATGGTCAAGTGCAGAATGGCCAGTTTCTCCCTATGTTTGATCCACTTGTCGTAATGGGCCGCGAGGGCGTATAGCGCGGAGGCGTCCACTAGGTACTCAACGGGCATTTCGCGCCTCCCTCACCGCTTCCACCCACTCCCTCTCCGAGATGCCCGACAGCGCCCTCCTCAGCTCCTCCAGCGATTTCGCGAGCTCCTCTTCCTCGCGCCTTTTGATCTCTTCCTCCAGCGCCCTCTCGACCACCCTCCTGATATCTATACCCAGCCGTTTGGCCTTCTCCTTCAACTCCCTCCTCACTCTTACGCTGATGATGACTGACACGAGCTAATACGCATATGCGTATATAAGCTTAACGTATACGATAAACGTAATCTAGCGCAAGACGAAAAGCCACGATACGCCAAAATTTCAAGCGCTTTCAGTCTCACAGCGACGGCGCGATAAGATGGCGCCATTGCACCAACGCCGGCTACCCTACAAGATTTACATTGTACTGTTCTTTGTGATGAGTGAAAAACAGGTATTAAGGTGGAGGTGCATAAGTGGCGCCGAGAGGCTCAAGATATACGCCGCCGAGAGATACGGCTTGAGGCGGGGGAGCTATCCTCTCGCCTCCTCACAGCCGTTTTAAAGCCGGCATATTACGGCGCGGTTTTATCATAAAAACTTATATCTTACAGATGATATGTTGTGTGATGGAAATATCAGTTGGGCTTAAGGTCAAGGGGCGCGAGACCGTGTTGAAAATTTTGGGCATGCACTGCGCCACTTGTTCTTTAACAGTACAAAAGGCCCTTCTCTCTGTGCCGGGGGTAAAGTGGGCTGAGGCATCGCTTGCGAGCAACGAGGCGAAGCTAGTTGTTGACCCAGAGGCCTTGGACTACTCCGAGTTGCTCAAGGCAGTGAGGCGCGTTGGCTACGACGTCTTTAGAGAATCTGCGTATATCGCCGCTGAGTTCCGGCCTGAGGAGGCCGAGGCGGCGGAGAGGCGGGTTAGGGGCTGGGGGGTGTTTTATGCCAAGGCCAACCCCGCCACCGGCGTCATTTACGTGGAATACAACCCGCTGGAGTTAGACGCGGACATGGTTGCTAAACGCTTAGAGGAGGCCGGGTATAAGGTGAGGGAGGTTAAGAAGGGCGACGTCGAGGTGGACGTAGATAGACGCGTCGCGGAGCTGGAGGCGAGGGACATAAGGCGGAGGCTTATACCAGCCGTCTTGATATCCACAGTTCTGGCTCCAACGATGTTGGGGATTAAGGTAGTGCCTCCGCTGGCGCAAATGGCCTTGACGGCAATAGTGCAATTCTACTCCGGGTGGAGGTTTATATCAGGCGCGGCGAGGGCCTTTAGGAATAAGACGGCGAATATGGACACGCTAGTCACGTTGGGCACTTTAAGCGCCTTTCTCTACAGCTCATACGCCGTATTCTCCGGGGAGCCTACTTTCTTTGAGGTCTCTGCCGTGATCATCACATTTATACTGGCTGGGAGATACATCGAGATTTTAATGAAGTTGCGCACAGGAGACGCCGTTAGGAAACTGGCGCAGCTCCAGCCCCCCAAGGCTAGAGTTAAGAGGGGGGACGAGTGGGTGGAGGTAAACGCCTCTGAGGTAAAGCCCGGCGAGGTCGTGGAGGTGAGAGAGGGCGAAAGAATACCAGTTGACGGCTATGTCGACGAGGGGGCCGGGGCCGTGGACGAGTCGGCGTTTACCGGCGAGCCGCTTCCAGTGGAGAAAAAAGCCGGCGACTTAGTCCTGGCGGGCACCGTATTAATTAAGGGAAGGCTTTTAATAAGGGCGACGAGGACGGGAGGGGCCACCTATTTGGCGGAGGTGGTTAAACTCGTGAGGCAGGCCCAAAACGCCAGGTTGCCTATACAGAGACTCGTCGATAGGGTATCCGGCGTTTTTACCTGGGCAGTAATGGGAGTGGCTACGGCGACCTTCGCCGCGTGGATAGCCCTGGGCGCTCCCGTTTGGCAGGCCCTCATGTTCGCAGTTGCCGTCCTCGTCGTGGCGTGTCCATGCGCTCTAGGTCTAGCCACGCCGCTCGCTATAGTTGTAGGCGTCGGCAGAGCCGCCGAGAAGGGTCTATTAATTAAAAACCCCGAGGCTATTGAAAAGGCGCTGAGGGCAAAGTTCGTTGCTTTTGACAAAACCGGCACTCTCACCGCCGGCGCTCCCAAAGTCGTGAAGTACGTGGGGGATGAACACGCACTTGCCCTGGCGGCGTCGGCTGAGGCGAAGTCTTCCCACCCCATCGGAGTTGCAGTGGTGGAATTCGCCATAAAGAGGGGGGCAAAGCTGGCGGAGCCTGAGGCTTATGACACGTTCCCCGGCATGGGCGTATACGCCAAAGTCAACGGGGCTGTCGTGGGGATCGGCAATGAAAAGCTAGTCGAGGGTATGGGGGCAGAGATCCCAGGGGAGATCCGCCGCGAGGCGGAGAGATACCGGGCAGAGGGCTACACAGTGGCGTATATTGTCGTAGACGGAAGAGTGAGGGGGTTTGTGGTAGTGGGCGACGAGATTAGGCAAGAGGCGCGGGACGTAGTGGAGAGGTTGAAGAGGTGGGGGTATCAGCCTGTG
It encodes the following:
- a CDS encoding DUF411 domain-containing protein, yielding MAQRRYRVKKAGYRKYVFLVAAVVIAILSVVVAISALKLISIKGGVTNYTATKALFYYSPPCGCCDIYLQKLKSLLDIEIKAVSPDEFLTLKRDMGIPESLQSCHTIVINGKYIEGHVPILAVAVFVNGGFGEDVKGLALPHRESDPNTWEGPGYYVVYKNGTIWRVYS
- a CDS encoding heavy metal translocating P-type ATPase, producing MEISVGLKVKGRETVLKILGMHCATCSLTVQKALLSVPGVKWAEASLASNEAKLVVDPEALDYSELLKAVRRVGYDVFRESAYIAAEFRPEEAEAAERRVRGWGVFYAKANPATGVIYVEYNPLELDADMVAKRLEEAGYKVREVKKGDVEVDVDRRVAELEARDIRRRLIPAVLISTVLAPTMLGIKVVPPLAQMALTAIVQFYSGWRFISGAARAFRNKTANMDTLVTLGTLSAFLYSSYAVFSGEPTFFEVSAVIITFILAGRYIEILMKLRTGDAVRKLAQLQPPKARVKRGDEWVEVNASEVKPGEVVEVREGERIPVDGYVDEGAGAVDESAFTGEPLPVEKKAGDLVLAGTVLIKGRLLIRATRTGGATYLAEVVKLVRQAQNARLPIQRLVDRVSGVFTWAVMGVATATFAAWIALGAPVWQALMFAVAVLVVACPCALGLATPLAIVVGVGRAAEKGLLIKNPEAIEKALRAKFVAFDKTGTLTAGAPKVVKYVGDEHALALAASAEAKSSHPIGVAVVEFAIKRGAKLAEPEAYDTFPGMGVYAKVNGAVVGIGNEKLVEGMGAEIPGEIRREAERYRAEGYTVAYIVVDGRVRGFVVVGDEIRQEARDVVERLKRWGYQPVIISGDHEVAVAKVAERLGIGKYYGGKTPDEKAEIVKELRKEGGVIFIGDGINDAPALASADMGIAVATGTEVAKEAGDVVVRRGDLSKVAEFIDISRKIMKNAKFNLFWAFVYNTALIPISAGLFYPALYLRPELAGLAMALSSISVTLNSLRLRRA
- a CDS encoding type II toxin-antitoxin system CcdA family antitoxin encodes the protein MSVIISVRVRRELKEKAKRLGIDIRRVVERALEEEIKRREEEELAKSLEELRRALSGISEREWVEAVREARNAR
- a CDS encoding type II toxin-antitoxin system VapC family toxin — encoded protein: MPVEYLVDASALYALAAHYDKWIKHREKLAILHLTIYEAGNALWKEARLGRVDWAAASRHLKKVLSSFKVLEDPPLDEVLRVAVERGLTFYDASYAYVAESSGLVLVTQDRELLAKTKGAIDVETLLVRLAAQ
- a CDS encoding thioredoxin family protein, producing MEEVVFLDPKVKSFLSNINFEKVDIRVVQSIEGYIERIVVAQGVALTYINGTFKASGNLQMRILEVNNYGRIPIIGTPTIVVLEVVSGKRYIKGYLLGALPPDKFLLFLNASLTRTEIGKEAEDFLPIVLLFVVVLGVASAISPCVVLPLAVATSRRRLAYFSIGGFSGYVAWSAALTLFGSPIVLDRYLSTVLIILLGVMYLIGARGPYWRVQTFFHRVAKGSDFLAGLFMPFISLPCFIPLFGIAGVLSMALFASPMERFLTFFLFGATHTLVVSLISAILKLHKYHVYITPILIVMALLLLFI